Proteins from one Catenuloplanes atrovinosus genomic window:
- the mobF gene encoding MobF family relaxase has translation MLNVTRISPGAGYRYLTEQVAAGRHDMRAPPEGPTPYYIDPQARGEAPGWWAGDGARVLGVSGWVSEPQMRLLIGEGRHPAAGYRLGRAWRIYAPQTDATRVQAVEQAWAALPDDATVEQRDKAWLDIMTAPERRAVSGYDVTVSPVKSVSLLWAFGDDGTKREVMAAHHAGVHAVLDHLQRHGAMTRAGTNGVRQIETAGLAALVFDHRISRERDPQLHSHIVVSAKVRTLDRDGRPQWLALDGRAFYQATIGARISYERAVEAELGRRLGVRFAAAEGMSTREIVGISPGSLRQYAKRRALIAGEMEHRLTGAGGQRRRLPGERWRALAQDATLRTRAHLHGGESTAQAVARWEAEDLAAGLHTADDVRRLLRAPAAPGEAAAAGQRLLRHALRHVTDPAAVTEDDLHRAAAQLGIRDDQRTAAVDAAVRTHPGLAVARAIRTLAQERAVWGVDHLELAIGRALDVDHTGGPAADWARVQRLAADAVATRAGGLRVLTPPAPVTFGPSLRRLVDGESTYTRHRSLRLTSLPVLAAEKEVIAHAARRGATPVADAVLDRVAADLRLSAEKHAALRFLADDRRVVGVIGPAGAGKTYLQKAVAAAARRAGVPVLGLTVGQSAADVLAEATGMRTENLAMWLHAQHTPPAGDRAIRWRFARGQWVVLDEASQVSTLDLVRLLQLLDGVGGKLILAGDPQQVPAIGPGGMFGHLHALGAVTELRELHRFTHRWEATASLRLRQADPTVLAEYARRGRIIGGHRDTIVDQMVAAWAGDHAAGLASVMLVGTEAEAAAVSVRARARLIAAGLVSADRQVRLGDDTHASVGDIVVSRRNDRRLTTGGRRWVANRDRWRVTAITADGALAVLNLRTGDDTILPAGYAARHVQLGYAVTVDSAQGQSVDVARALVDDTITAQRLYVMLTRGARTNTAYVVTDDEPPEGTPPGPETASVAVLADILRRATPEKSATETSQQLWADADALHAWAPIYDDLAARALTPTYLTIIARYTDPHIVARLADDLAMPALVHRLTTLREAGYDLDPILKNSIERRELDTADDIAAVLSWRLDRLIGRTLADPRAATAPGPALTYTARIPDLPDSDITDALRQVAALCDQRTTALADLAATHQPAWARRLGPVPDDAIGRQVWLAHAALVAAYRDRYQITGDHPIGGEPPVTAVAQWAAWHRARIALGTATAAGHVRDADTAALRALVAAQRAADTAAPPYVADDLRAAHLTLLQAEEHVQQLRTLLTAATTAAQRAHTRLAATKPRWWHTPRQRAQITGRRDTEQKRVADAAARTDTLRAALEDAGRDVETARTRTGGLEDRHREWVRWYVDALPTRYRGLAAAAEQKRRLRSRVTAVADAVRDTTARVHAIDATRAQPHSRPAADRLTDLADAAQQRLAPGQPELEE, from the coding sequence GACCGCGCCGGAGCGCCGCGCGGTGTCCGGTTATGACGTCACGGTGTCCCCAGTCAAGAGCGTGTCGCTGCTGTGGGCGTTCGGTGACGACGGCACCAAACGCGAGGTGATGGCCGCGCATCATGCCGGCGTCCACGCCGTGCTGGACCATCTGCAGCGGCACGGTGCGATGACCCGTGCCGGCACCAACGGGGTGCGGCAGATCGAGACCGCGGGGCTCGCGGCGCTGGTGTTCGACCACCGCATCTCCCGCGAGCGTGACCCGCAGCTGCACTCGCACATCGTGGTGTCCGCGAAGGTGCGCACCCTCGACCGGGACGGCCGTCCGCAGTGGCTGGCGCTGGACGGCCGTGCCTTCTATCAGGCCACCATCGGTGCGCGGATCTCGTACGAGCGTGCCGTCGAGGCGGAACTGGGCCGGCGTCTCGGGGTGCGGTTCGCGGCCGCGGAGGGCATGTCCACCCGGGAGATCGTCGGGATCAGTCCTGGGTCGCTGCGCCAGTACGCGAAACGGCGCGCGCTCATCGCCGGCGAGATGGAACACCGGCTGACCGGAGCCGGTGGGCAGCGCCGGCGGTTGCCCGGTGAGCGGTGGCGGGCGCTCGCGCAGGATGCGACGCTGCGGACCCGCGCGCATCTGCACGGCGGTGAGTCCACTGCCCAGGCGGTCGCCCGCTGGGAAGCCGAAGACCTCGCCGCGGGCCTGCACACCGCCGATGATGTGCGCCGCCTCCTGCGCGCCCCGGCGGCACCCGGCGAGGCCGCCGCGGCAGGCCAGCGGCTGCTGCGGCACGCGCTGCGGCACGTCACCGACCCGGCGGCGGTCACCGAGGACGACCTGCACCGGGCGGCAGCGCAGCTCGGCATCCGTGACGATCAGCGCACGGCCGCGGTGGACGCGGCCGTGCGCACGCACCCGGGGCTGGCGGTGGCGCGGGCGATCCGCACGCTCGCGCAGGAGCGTGCGGTCTGGGGTGTCGATCACCTCGAGTTGGCCATCGGCCGCGCCTTGGACGTCGACCACACTGGCGGGCCGGCGGCGGATTGGGCGCGGGTGCAGCGGCTCGCCGCGGATGCCGTCGCTACCCGCGCCGGTGGCCTGCGCGTGCTCACTCCGCCTGCCCCGGTGACGTTCGGTCCGAGTCTGCGCCGGCTCGTCGACGGGGAGAGCACGTACACCCGGCACCGGTCGCTGCGGCTGACCAGCCTGCCGGTCCTCGCCGCCGAGAAGGAGGTCATCGCGCACGCCGCCCGCAGGGGCGCCACCCCCGTTGCGGATGCGGTGCTCGACCGGGTGGCCGCGGACTTACGGCTCAGTGCGGAGAAACACGCGGCGCTGCGGTTCCTCGCCGATGACCGGCGGGTGGTCGGTGTGATCGGCCCGGCCGGCGCCGGCAAGACGTACCTGCAGAAGGCCGTCGCCGCCGCGGCGCGCCGGGCGGGGGTGCCGGTGCTGGGGCTCACGGTCGGGCAGTCCGCCGCTGACGTGCTCGCCGAGGCCACCGGGATGCGCACCGAAAATCTGGCGATGTGGCTGCACGCCCAGCACACCCCACCCGCCGGTGACCGTGCCATTCGGTGGCGGTTCGCCCGCGGGCAGTGGGTGGTCCTGGACGAGGCCTCGCAGGTATCCACCCTCGACCTCGTCCGCCTGCTGCAGCTGCTCGACGGGGTGGGCGGGAAACTGATTCTGGCCGGTGACCCGCAGCAGGTGCCCGCGATCGGCCCGGGCGGCATGTTCGGCCACCTGCACGCACTCGGCGCCGTCACCGAGCTGCGCGAGCTGCACCGGTTCACGCACCGCTGGGAAGCCACCGCCTCACTACGGCTACGGCAGGCGGACCCGACCGTCCTGGCCGAATACGCGCGCCGCGGGCGCATCATCGGCGGTCACCGCGACACCATCGTCGACCAGATGGTGGCTGCCTGGGCCGGCGACCACGCGGCCGGGCTGGCGTCGGTGATGCTGGTCGGCACCGAAGCTGAGGCCGCCGCGGTGTCCGTGCGCGCCCGCGCGCGGCTGATCGCCGCCGGGCTGGTGTCGGCGGACCGGCAGGTGCGCCTCGGCGACGACACGCACGCCAGTGTCGGGGACATCGTCGTCAGCCGCCGCAACGACCGGCGGCTCACCACCGGCGGCCGGCGGTGGGTCGCCAACCGGGACCGGTGGCGGGTCACCGCCATCACCGCCGACGGCGCGCTCGCGGTGCTCAACCTGCGCACCGGCGACGACACGATCCTTCCAGCCGGGTACGCGGCCCGGCACGTGCAGCTCGGCTACGCCGTCACCGTCGACTCCGCCCAAGGCCAGTCCGTCGACGTCGCTCGGGCGCTCGTCGACGACACGATCACCGCGCAGCGGCTCTACGTCATGCTCACCCGCGGCGCCCGCACCAACACCGCCTACGTCGTCACCGACGACGAACCCCCGGAAGGCACACCACCCGGGCCGGAGACCGCCAGCGTCGCCGTCCTGGCCGACATCCTGCGCCGTGCGACACCCGAGAAGTCCGCGACCGAAACGTCCCAGCAGCTGTGGGCCGACGCCGACGCCCTGCACGCCTGGGCGCCGATCTACGACGACCTGGCCGCCCGCGCCCTAACCCCCACCTACCTGACGATCATCGCCCGCTACACCGACCCGCACATCGTCGCCCGGCTCGCCGACGACCTCGCCATGCCCGCCCTCGTCCACCGGCTCACCACCCTCCGAGAAGCCGGCTACGACCTCGACCCGATCCTCAAAAACAGCATCGAGCGCCGCGAACTCGACACCGCCGACGACATCGCCGCCGTGCTGTCCTGGCGGCTGGACCGGCTCATCGGCCGCACCCTCGCCGACCCCCGCGCCGCCACCGCCCCCGGCCCCGCACTCACCTACACCGCCCGGATCCCCGACCTGCCCGACAGCGACATCACCGACGCCCTACGCCAAGTCGCCGCCCTGTGCGACCAGCGCACCACCGCCCTCGCCGACCTCGCCGCCACGCACCAGCCCGCCTGGGCGCGGCGGCTCGGCCCGGTCCCGGACGACGCCATCGGACGCCAGGTGTGGCTGGCGCACGCGGCGCTCGTCGCCGCCTACCGCGACCGCTACCAGATCACCGGCGACCACCCCATCGGCGGTGAACCACCCGTCACCGCGGTCGCCCAATGGGCGGCCTGGCACCGCGCCCGTATCGCCCTGGGCACCGCCACCGCCGCCGGCCACGTCCGCGACGCCGACACCGCCGCCCTGCGCGCGCTCGTCGCCGCACAACGCGCCGCCGACACCGCCGCGCCCCCGTACGTCGCCGACGACCTGCGCGCCGCGCACCTCACCCTCCTCCAGGCCGAGGAACACGTGCAGCAGCTGCGCACCCTCCTCACCGCCGCCACCACGGCCGCCCAACGTGCCCACACGCGGCTGGCCGCCACGAAGCCGCGGTGGTGGCACACACCCCGCCAGCGGGCACAGATCACCGGCCGCCGCGACACCGAGCAGAAACGCGTAGCCGATGCCGCCGCACGCACCGACACCCTGCGCGCCGCCCTGGAAGACGCAGGTCGGGATGTCGAAACCGCGCGAACGCGGACCGGCGGGCTGGAGGACCGGCACCGGGAATGGGTGCGCTGGTACGTCGACGCGCTACCCACCCGATACCGCGGGCTCGCCGCCGCGGCCGAACAGAAACGCCGCCTACGTAGCCGGGTCACGGCCGTCGCCGACGCGGTCCGCGACACCACCGCACGCGTCCACGCCATCGACGCGACCCGCGCACAACCACACTCCCGGCCCGCTGCGGACCGGCTCACCGACCTCGCCGACGCGGCACAACAACGACTCGCACCCGGACAACCGGAGCTGGAGGAATAA
- a CDS encoding sensor histidine kinase, with product MITWLILSALGFAGAQWVTDRNKREMEDRFDLRLQVTARALSEIAANSTGSNAGDQDLVPWGGSVDGYLAHAIAVGGAQLYVVDSGNTIIASSEVLPSVATGLSVVAPELSNAPWSEDVVVVNGMRFARFDIPGRPWRLIGGAPLVGMYGPIDSSNMVIRIAAGGGSGLGLLTVILVGSISRNREVLRESEELRRHRQELTVRAYQLEAANAELKIANDRVADLVAMLSHDVRQPIATVIGLCELLIGDWLDASDDDKRGDVEKIAATAASMNNLVEEILTLTQLDGDTLLARPTPLNVRGVVNDVLTHMAPDRQAQVTVEIDPALRVLADPRHLHQILTNLVGNALKYGDPPVHIRATGAGGGSIEVSDSGEGVPAEFVPHLFDRYTRADSGVAPTKKGTGLGLYIVKQLALANNGVIAYRSAEPTGACFVLSLPLPPVEPFAAEGSPPED from the coding sequence ATGATCACATGGCTGATTCTCTCGGCTCTCGGATTTGCTGGCGCGCAATGGGTGACCGATCGAAACAAGCGGGAGATGGAAGATCGTTTTGATCTTCGACTACAAGTTACTGCTAGGGCCCTTTCTGAGATTGCGGCAAACTCTACTGGCTCGAATGCGGGTGATCAAGATTTGGTGCCCTGGGGTGGTTCTGTGGACGGATATTTAGCGCATGCTATTGCAGTCGGCGGGGCGCAGCTTTACGTCGTCGATAGCGGCAACACAATCATTGCTTCGAGTGAAGTTCTTCCGAGTGTCGCCACGGGACTTTCGGTTGTGGCGCCCGAGTTGTCGAATGCGCCCTGGAGTGAAGATGTAGTTGTCGTCAATGGTATGCGTTTCGCCAGATTTGATATCCCGGGCAGGCCGTGGCGACTTATTGGTGGCGCGCCTCTGGTTGGAATGTATGGTCCGATTGACAGTTCAAATATGGTGATTAGGATTGCTGCCGGGGGCGGATCGGGGCTTGGTCTACTGACTGTAATCTTGGTGGGCAGCATTAGTCGTAATCGAGAGGTTCTACGGGAAAGCGAAGAGCTGCGCCGGCATCGCCAGGAGCTGACGGTGCGCGCCTATCAGCTAGAAGCGGCCAATGCTGAACTTAAGATTGCGAATGACCGCGTCGCCGACCTGGTTGCAATGCTGAGTCACGATGTTCGCCAACCCATCGCGACGGTCATTGGGCTCTGTGAGCTGTTGATCGGCGATTGGTTAGACGCTAGTGATGATGACAAGCGTGGAGATGTTGAGAAAATTGCCGCTACTGCGGCCTCCATGAACAACCTTGTTGAAGAAATCCTTACCCTCACCCAACTTGACGGTGACACCCTACTGGCCCGGCCCACGCCACTTAACGTGCGGGGTGTCGTGAACGACGTGCTGACCCACATGGCACCCGATCGGCAGGCGCAAGTAACTGTCGAAATCGATCCGGCACTTCGAGTCCTTGCTGACCCCCGGCACCTCCATCAAATCCTTACAAATCTTGTTGGCAACGCCCTTAAATACGGCGATCCGCCCGTGCATATCCGTGCGACGGGCGCTGGCGGTGGCAGCATCGAGGTGTCCGATTCCGGAGAAGGGGTGCCAGCAGAATTCGTTCCGCACCTGTTCGATCGTTACACGCGTGCCGACAGCGGTGTTGCGCCAACCAAGAAAGGCACAGGTCTCGGCCTCTACATTGTCAAACAGTTGGCCTTAGCTAACAACGGCGTCATCGCGTATCGATCTGCAGAGCCGACAGGTGCGTGCTTCGTCCTCTCCTTACCGCTTCCTCCCGTAGAGCCGTTCGCAGCGGAAGGCTCTCCGCCTGAGGACTGA
- a CDS encoding IS5 family transposase has product MTDRRTYPSNLSDARWNLIAPRLTAWRQARTDARTALGIKGRTATHDLREIFNAILYVNRTGIPWRYLPHDFPPHPTVYGYFTTWSKEGIFTDLNYDLTGLVRDHHGRPAAPTASIMDTQSVKTSHNVPADSQGIDAGKKIAGRKRGIITDVLGLLLAVVVTAASVSDNAIGRDLLDHATRTHPTLTKTWVDAGFKTTLVEYGATLGIDVETVTKDPSSKGFSVIKRRWVVERTIGWLMQHRRLARDYETLPDHSASMITLAMIDNLAKRLTHETTHTWRNPPKEQNTQNT; this is encoded by the coding sequence ATGACCGACAGACGCACCTACCCCTCCAACCTGTCCGACGCCCGCTGGAACCTGATCGCACCCCGCCTGACCGCCTGGCGCCAAGCACGCACCGACGCCCGCACCGCACTCGGCATCAAAGGCCGCACCGCCACCCACGACCTACGCGAGATCTTCAACGCGATCCTCTACGTCAACCGCACCGGTATCCCCTGGCGCTACCTACCCCACGACTTCCCTCCACACCCGACGGTCTACGGCTACTTCACCACCTGGAGCAAGGAAGGCATCTTCACCGACCTCAACTACGACCTCACCGGCCTCGTCCGCGACCACCACGGACGCCCCGCCGCACCCACCGCGTCCATCATGGACACCCAAAGCGTCAAGACCTCCCACAACGTCCCCGCCGACAGCCAGGGCATCGACGCCGGCAAGAAAATCGCCGGCCGCAAACGCGGCATCATCACCGACGTCCTCGGCCTACTCCTCGCCGTCGTCGTGACCGCAGCATCCGTCAGTGACAACGCCATCGGCCGCGACCTGCTCGACCACGCCACCCGAACCCACCCCACCCTGACCAAAACCTGGGTCGACGCCGGCTTCAAGACCACCCTCGTCGAATACGGCGCCACACTCGGCATCGACGTCGAAACGGTCACCAAAGACCCGTCCAGCAAGGGATTCAGCGTCATCAAACGCCGCTGGGTCGTCGAACGCACCATCGGCTGGCTCATGCAACACCGCCGACTCGCCCGCGACTACGAAACCCTGCCTGACCACTCAGCCAGCATGATCACCCTCGCCATGATCGACAACCTCGCCAAACGCCTCACCCACGAAACCACCCACACCTGGCGCAACCCACCCAAAGAACAAAACACACAAAATACGTGA
- a CDS encoding MFS transporter, which yields MPLPGGLMSAHHAPAPADTAEAPRHRRGAGLRLGLLYGPAIYGVSAAAVALPAAVDALGTTPIAAVWILTAHALGLGTATATAGLLADRYGTRRILTAGAILLAAGTAICIIAPGLLTLVAGRLLLAAGSGAITTAAMTAAAQLTEAARPRALAMIGATLACVSATATIAGGLTSLVSWRLPMVLPAAALLIVPFALPLTRRQPTGGPPAHLTGVAAVAIAAAGGLLLIQAHTLRLPAAATVAVLAATMAAAIVTVRRHRGREGAGVLRVVLGDAQLRAAAVIGAGVYGGMFAALYAVPHVLYRQHQYSAVDVGVVLLPGAAGAVLLAQIASRYVPSLGAVRVLAIVAMTFGGILAGTAIVPHPAVLVATVAVAFGAFSTTQTVYTGLVGQRAPQSRGSAIGIGNLAFFGGGAAGSAMCSALWQPVGLVHALAMMGLLPALAAALVTASFWWSASRRARGRRASPATR from the coding sequence ATGCCTCTCCCTGGAGGACTCATGTCCGCACACCACGCCCCCGCGCCCGCGGACACCGCTGAGGCACCACGCCACCGTCGTGGCGCCGGCCTGCGTCTGGGCCTGCTCTACGGACCGGCGATCTACGGCGTCAGCGCCGCCGCGGTCGCGCTCCCGGCCGCCGTCGACGCCCTGGGCACGACACCGATCGCCGCGGTATGGATCCTGACCGCCCACGCGCTCGGCCTCGGCACCGCCACCGCGACCGCAGGCCTGCTGGCCGACCGCTACGGCACCCGCCGCATCCTCACCGCCGGCGCGATCCTGCTGGCCGCGGGTACCGCCATCTGCATCATCGCGCCGGGACTGCTCACGCTGGTGGCAGGCCGCCTCCTGCTCGCCGCCGGCTCAGGTGCGATCACCACGGCCGCCATGACCGCAGCCGCGCAGCTCACCGAAGCCGCCCGGCCGCGCGCCCTGGCCATGATCGGGGCGACGTTGGCGTGTGTCTCGGCCACCGCCACCATCGCCGGCGGGCTGACCAGCCTCGTGTCCTGGCGGCTGCCGATGGTCCTGCCCGCCGCCGCCCTCCTGATCGTGCCGTTCGCACTGCCGCTGACCCGCCGCCAACCCACCGGCGGCCCGCCCGCGCACCTCACCGGCGTCGCGGCCGTCGCGATCGCCGCCGCGGGAGGACTGCTGCTGATCCAGGCCCACACCCTGCGGCTTCCCGCCGCAGCGACAGTAGCGGTCCTGGCCGCGACGATGGCAGCGGCGATCGTCACGGTGCGCCGTCATCGCGGACGGGAAGGCGCCGGCGTGCTGCGCGTGGTCCTCGGCGACGCGCAGCTGCGTGCCGCAGCTGTCATCGGTGCCGGCGTGTACGGCGGGATGTTCGCCGCCCTGTACGCGGTACCGCACGTGCTCTACCGGCAGCACCAGTACAGCGCCGTCGACGTCGGCGTGGTGCTCCTGCCAGGAGCTGCCGGCGCGGTGCTGCTGGCCCAGATCGCGTCCCGGTACGTCCCTTCCCTCGGCGCGGTCCGGGTCCTCGCAATCGTCGCCATGACATTCGGCGGAATCCTCGCCGGCACCGCGATCGTGCCGCATCCGGCGGTCCTCGTCGCCACCGTCGCCGTCGCGTTCGGCGCGTTCAGCACCACCCAAACCGTCTACACCGGGCTCGTCGGGCAGCGTGCGCCGCAGAGCCGTGGCAGCGCGATCGGCATCGGGAACCTCGCCTTCTTCGGCGGTGGTGCGGCCGGCTCGGCGATGTGCTCGGCGTTGTGGCAACCGGTCGGTCTTGTGCACGCGCTCGCCATGATGGGTCTGCTACCCGCGCTGGCAGCGGCGCTCGTGACCGCGTCGTTCTGGTGGAGCGCTTCCCGGCGTGCTCGTGGGCGTCGTGCATCCCCGGCGACGCGGTAG
- a CDS encoding MarR family winged helix-turn-helix transcriptional regulator, translated as MLREEGFTWNHFDALLLVCVTRGIETRRIAAETGVAKATLTAAIRTLIARGLVYRIPAEHDRRTIVLVPTDAGMRLAKRLHTAVDDAQTSILAGSGLPSGDLIAALLRELARRGRHHATTNT; from the coding sequence GTGCTGCGCGAGGAAGGGTTCACCTGGAATCACTTCGACGCCCTCCTGCTGGTGTGCGTCACCCGGGGCATCGAAACCCGCCGGATCGCCGCGGAGACGGGCGTCGCCAAAGCCACCCTCACGGCGGCGATCCGCACCTTGATCGCGCGCGGGCTGGTCTACCGGATCCCCGCCGAGCACGACCGGCGCACGATCGTGCTGGTCCCCACCGACGCCGGCATGCGGCTGGCCAAGCGCCTGCACACCGCGGTCGACGACGCACAAACCAGCATCCTCGCCGGTAGCGGCCTGCCATCCGGCGATCTGATCGCGGCGCTGCTGCGTGAGCTCGCCCGTCGCGGCCGCCACCACGCCACCACCAACACCTGA
- a CDS encoding M23 family metallopeptidase, with translation MKSVLMLVVAIVAVIVLLCTGAVITDDGPASASCTGSGAVTPRPVATGAWHPVGVWDSAQVAHAAVIVAVGQQQRVPPRGWVVAVATAMVESRLLNLSYGDRDSVGLFQQRPSQGWGTPAQLQDPVYASQRFYTALLTVTGWEAMPLTVAAQTVQKSAFPDRYGAQEHDAERVVAAVTGATAITDLPGASLAICTGHSAGPGGWVRPVDAVVGSGFGPRGGELHAGVDLSAARHTVIRAAAAGTVVASACNSTSGTCDVDGSPGTIGCGWYVDIAHTGGIGTRYCHMVRRPEVTVGATVAAGVPIGLVGSSGNSSGPHLHFEVHENACADDTCQLSPANAIDPVAYMRARGAALGAAS, from the coding sequence ATGAAAAGCGTGCTCATGCTGGTGGTCGCGATCGTCGCGGTGATCGTGCTGCTGTGCACCGGCGCGGTCATCACCGACGACGGGCCGGCGTCGGCGTCCTGTACCGGCAGCGGCGCGGTCACACCACGGCCGGTGGCGACCGGAGCGTGGCATCCGGTCGGCGTCTGGGACTCCGCGCAGGTCGCCCACGCCGCCGTGATCGTGGCGGTCGGCCAGCAGCAGCGGGTACCGCCGCGGGGCTGGGTGGTCGCGGTCGCGACCGCCATGGTCGAGTCCCGGCTGCTCAACCTCTCCTACGGCGACCGGGACTCCGTCGGCCTGTTCCAGCAGCGGCCCAGCCAAGGCTGGGGCACCCCGGCCCAACTCCAGGACCCGGTCTACGCCAGCCAACGCTTCTACACCGCGCTGCTGACGGTGACCGGCTGGGAGGCCATGCCGCTGACCGTGGCCGCCCAGACGGTCCAGAAATCGGCGTTCCCGGACCGGTACGGCGCACAAGAACACGACGCCGAACGGGTCGTCGCGGCCGTCACCGGCGCGACGGCGATCACCGATCTCCCCGGCGCCAGCCTCGCCATCTGCACCGGCCACTCCGCAGGCCCCGGCGGGTGGGTCCGGCCGGTCGATGCGGTCGTCGGCTCCGGGTTCGGCCCGCGCGGCGGCGAGCTGCACGCCGGCGTCGACCTGTCCGCGGCACGGCACACCGTCATCCGCGCGGCCGCGGCCGGCACCGTGGTCGCCTCCGCCTGCAACTCCACCAGCGGCACCTGCGACGTCGACGGCAGCCCCGGCACGATCGGCTGCGGCTGGTACGTCGACATCGCCCACACCGGCGGGATCGGCACCCGCTACTGCCACATGGTCCGCCGCCCCGAAGTCACCGTCGGCGCCACAGTCGCCGCGGGAGTGCCGATCGGTCTGGTCGGCAGCTCCGGCAACTCCAGCGGACCACACCTCCACTTCGAGGTCCACGAAAACGCATGCGCCGATGACACATGCCAACTGAGTCCCGCAAATGCCATCGACCCGGTGGCGTATATGCGCGCCAGGGGTGCGGCTCTCGGGGCCGCAAGCTAA
- a CDS encoding type IV secretory system conjugative DNA transfer family protein, producing the protein MSRPPLMSPGHRLPHEGIHRLDIVIRLAALAIGVVTAVIATATLWIAGQLSGLLAHGAWPDSTPADALGISLRLPAHLATPRHAWPPDARADVGPAGLVYSLWLLLYAAALAGLVWAPVRVGRKYLHRSGFASRKDLRQLVTAKAVLDRVDVLRPALTIRDTDTPAVIAVKERRRTDPLEVGRLLGYHAMSGEPLYLANEYTELLAAAARFGGKTSRYIIPRVLDARGAVLTTSTRLDVAAVTYAARDAIGPTFIFEPLGKLPGVPRLRWSPIEGAEDMEVAALRAKGFAAGAGIDSSAENGAFFQDQAAALIRAMLHAAALDERCTLEDIFGWAANPSDARPEKILRYHQVSAWADRLAHHREATGRTRDSIQSVVFAALDCFSHPTVLANCSPPRGIQYQVAPWLAASGTLYLVGPRTSQAAVAPLLAAIAEDIFHHALQASFTSRGGRIEPNLYFLGDEITNVAPLPSLPGHWADGGGAGISMSIACQNEHQLEERWGQRGGRALRDGANARIVLGGTQDVSALRDAQALIGQTQELTASTNWGGTHTSVQEHLKREYLVDLAALRNLPAGRALVLLGNMPPVEVDMPAWWERDDGPDLQAAATAFNDRIRDGDGDV; encoded by the coding sequence ATGAGCAGGCCACCGCTGATGTCCCCCGGGCACCGGCTGCCCCACGAAGGCATCCACCGCCTCGACATCGTCATCCGGCTGGCCGCCCTCGCCATCGGCGTCGTCACCGCGGTCATCGCCACGGCCACGCTGTGGATCGCCGGTCAGCTATCCGGGCTGCTCGCCCACGGGGCGTGGCCGGACTCCACGCCTGCGGACGCGCTTGGTATCTCGCTGCGTCTGCCGGCCCACCTGGCCACCCCACGGCACGCGTGGCCGCCGGATGCGCGCGCCGACGTCGGCCCCGCCGGGCTGGTGTATTCGCTGTGGCTGCTGCTCTACGCCGCCGCGCTGGCCGGGCTGGTGTGGGCGCCGGTGCGGGTGGGCCGCAAGTACCTGCACCGGTCCGGGTTCGCCAGCCGCAAGGACCTGCGCCAGCTGGTCACCGCGAAAGCGGTCCTCGACCGCGTCGACGTGCTCCGGCCAGCCCTGACGATCCGGGACACCGACACCCCGGCCGTGATCGCGGTCAAGGAGCGACGGCGGACGGATCCCCTCGAAGTCGGCCGGCTACTCGGCTACCACGCGATGTCCGGTGAGCCGCTGTACCTGGCCAACGAATACACCGAACTCCTCGCCGCCGCCGCGCGGTTCGGCGGCAAGACATCCCGGTACATCATCCCGCGGGTACTCGACGCCCGCGGCGCGGTCCTGACGACCTCCACCCGCCTGGACGTCGCGGCCGTCACCTACGCCGCCCGCGATGCGATCGGGCCCACGTTCATCTTCGAGCCGCTCGGCAAACTGCCCGGCGTGCCCCGGCTGCGCTGGTCACCGATCGAGGGCGCCGAGGACATGGAAGTCGCGGCCCTGCGCGCGAAGGGCTTCGCCGCCGGCGCCGGCATCGATTCCTCCGCCGAGAACGGGGCGTTCTTCCAGGACCAGGCTGCGGCGCTGATCCGCGCCATGCTGCACGCCGCAGCATTGGACGAGCGCTGCACCTTGGAAGACATCTTCGGTTGGGCGGCGAACCCGTCCGATGCGCGCCCCGAGAAGATCCTGCGCTACCACCAGGTCAGCGCGTGGGCGGACCGGCTCGCTCATCACCGGGAAGCGACCGGTCGCACCAGAGACAGCATCCAGTCCGTGGTGTTCGCCGCACTGGACTGCTTCTCCCACCCGACCGTGCTGGCCAACTGCTCCCCGCCCCGCGGCATTCAATATCAGGTCGCTCCATGGCTGGCGGCGTCCGGCACCTTATATCTGGTCGGACCGCGCACCAGCCAGGCCGCTGTCGCGCCGCTGCTGGCGGCGATCGCCGAAGACATCTTCCACCACGCCCTCCAGGCGTCGTTTACCTCACGCGGCGGCCGCATCGAACCCAACCTGTACTTCCTCGGTGACGAGATCACCAACGTCGCCCCGCTGCCGTCACTGCCCGGCCACTGGGCAGACGGCGGTGGCGCCGGTATCTCGATGTCGATCGCCTGCCAGAACGAGCACCAGCTCGAAGAACGCTGGGGCCAGCGGGGCGGGCGGGCGCTGCGCGACGGCGCGAACGCCCGCATCGTCCTCGGCGGCACCCAGGACGTCTCCGCGCTCCGCGACGCCCAGGCGCTCATCGGCCAGACGCAGGAGCTGACCGCCTCCACCAACTGGGGCGGGACGCACACCAGCGTCCAGGAGCACCTCAAACGCGAGTACCTCGTTGACCTGGCCGCGCTGCGGAACCTGCCGGCCGGGCGGGCGCTGGTGCTGCTGGGCAACATGCCCCCGGTCGAGGTCGACATGCCCGCGTGGTGGGAACGCGACGACGGCCCGGATCTGCAAGCGGCCGCGACCGCGTTCAACGACCGGATCCGGGACGGTGACGGCGATGTCTGA